The following are encoded together in the Flavihumibacter fluvii genome:
- the lpdA gene encoding dihydrolipoyl dehydrogenase — MAYDVLVIGSGPGGYVAAIRAAQLGFKTAIIEKESLGGVCLNWGCIPTKALLKSAQVMEYINHAKDYGIEASGTHNFEAVIKRSRGVADKMSKGVQFLMRKNKIDVILGFGRIKSKAQVEVTKADGTKETIEAKHIIIATGGRSRELPSLKQDGKKVIGYREAMSLPQQPKSMIVVGSGAIGVEFAYFYNSIGTKVTIVEFLPRIVPVEDEDISKELEKQYKKKGIDIMTNANVESLDTSGAGVKAKVKTATGDITLEADIVLSAVGVSANIEGIGLEENGIKTDKGRIVVDKFYQTSVPGIYAIGDCVPGQALAHVASKEGIICVENIGYAEKKYHHQPESLDYGNVPGCTYCVPEIASVGFTEKSAKDAGYEIKVGKFPLSASGKASAAGATEGFIKVIFDAKYGEWLGTHMIGYNVTELIAETVVARKLETTYHEVLNSIHPHPTISESIKDAIEVAYGEAIHI; from the coding sequence ATGGCATACGATGTTCTTGTAATCGGTAGTGGGCCTGGCGGATATGTAGCCGCCATCCGTGCAGCGCAACTTGGATTCAAAACAGCGATTATTGAAAAAGAAAGCCTGGGTGGTGTGTGTCTGAACTGGGGTTGTATACCAACGAAAGCTTTGTTGAAAAGTGCACAGGTAATGGAATATATCAATCATGCGAAGGATTATGGAATAGAAGCCAGTGGCACCCATAATTTTGAAGCGGTGATTAAAAGAAGCCGTGGTGTTGCCGACAAAATGAGTAAGGGAGTTCAGTTCCTTATGAGGAAAAATAAAATTGATGTGATACTCGGTTTCGGAAGAATAAAATCCAAAGCCCAGGTAGAAGTCACAAAGGCGGATGGAACAAAAGAAACAATTGAAGCAAAGCATATTATCATAGCCACAGGTGGGCGTAGCCGTGAGTTACCTAGCCTTAAGCAGGATGGCAAAAAAGTGATCGGGTACCGTGAGGCCATGTCTTTGCCGCAGCAGCCCAAAAGCATGATTGTCGTTGGAAGTGGTGCCATAGGGGTTGAATTTGCCTATTTCTACAATAGTATCGGCACAAAAGTTACCATCGTTGAATTCCTGCCAAGGATTGTTCCGGTTGAAGATGAAGATATCTCCAAAGAACTGGAAAAGCAATACAAGAAGAAAGGCATTGATATCATGACAAATGCCAATGTTGAATCACTTGATACAAGTGGAGCGGGTGTTAAGGCAAAAGTTAAAACTGCAACCGGGGATATTACCCTTGAAGCTGATATCGTGCTCAGTGCAGTTGGCGTTTCAGCCAATATAGAGGGCATCGGCCTGGAAGAAAATGGCATTAAAACAGATAAGGGAAGAATTGTGGTTGATAAATTCTACCAAACTTCGGTTCCGGGTATTTACGCGATCGGCGATTGTGTGCCTGGCCAGGCCCTTGCGCATGTTGCCTCAAAAGAAGGTATCATCTGTGTTGAAAATATTGGCTATGCTGAAAAGAAATACCATCACCAGCCTGAGTCGCTTGATTATGGTAATGTTCCGGGGTGTACCTATTGCGTGCCTGAAATAGCTTCAGTCGGATTTACCGAAAAATCAGCTAAGGATGCTGGTTATGAGATCAAGGTTGGTAAATTCCCACTCAGTGCTTCAGGTAAAGCTTCTGCTGCCGGTGCAACTGAGGGATTTATAAAAGTGATCTTCGATGCTAAGTATGGTGAATGGCTGGGAACGCATATGATCGGTTACAATGTAACCGAACTCATTGCTGAAACAGTTGTTGCGCGTAAATTGGAGACAACATACCACGAGGTCTTGAATAGCATCCACCCCCATCCTACCATTAGTGAAAGTATTAAAGATGCCATTGAAGTGGCATATGGAGAAGCTATCCACATTTGA
- a CDS encoding M43 family zinc metalloprotease translates to MRRTLSVLYFILLPVLLFSQKECRLPKYFQVPESLVPAQIATTFTSPILAFNTEIVIPVVIHILTTGSGAPISVEQVNSQIAALNRDYNAENEDRKMVPSYFKDLVANCRIRFELAKVDPSGLATTGIVYKKTSRNVFGLDDEVKFSAKGGDDAWPRDQYLNVWVCPMISSVQGYSTSPGAPAELDGVVLNQTVFGTLNKSGENSMGRIAVHEIGHWLGLKHIWGDGYCGDDEVDDTPMQKSYNSGCPSGIIQSCGNELTGDMYMNYMDLTNDACMFMFTEGQKKRMHKFFEPGNYRYPILSSAALGEPGHTTDPNWGKPTREQLAIRQLKVFPVPASVVIRIDLSGFPDVAGKAIMVYNMAGQVMMSSVIRGKQLLLDVSSLASGQYLLKIAHSTIAPAKFVKL, encoded by the coding sequence ATGAGACGGACTCTTTCAGTACTCTATTTTATATTGTTACCTGTATTGCTTTTTTCACAAAAAGAATGCAGGCTTCCTAAATATTTTCAGGTTCCGGAATCATTAGTACCGGCTCAAATTGCAACAACATTCACAAGTCCTATTCTTGCGTTTAATACTGAAATAGTTATTCCTGTAGTTATTCATATTCTTACAACAGGCTCAGGGGCACCCATTTCTGTGGAACAGGTCAATTCCCAGATTGCAGCATTAAACCGCGACTATAATGCGGAAAATGAAGACCGGAAGATGGTCCCTTCTTATTTTAAGGATTTGGTAGCAAATTGCAGGATACGGTTCGAGTTGGCAAAAGTTGATCCTTCTGGTCTGGCCACTACGGGAATTGTTTACAAGAAGACGAGCCGGAACGTTTTCGGATTGGATGATGAAGTTAAATTTTCTGCAAAAGGGGGAGATGATGCATGGCCCAGGGACCAATACTTGAATGTATGGGTTTGCCCGATGATTTCAAGTGTACAGGGCTATTCAACAAGTCCCGGTGCTCCCGCCGAATTAGATGGTGTTGTATTAAACCAAACCGTATTTGGCACTTTGAATAAGTCCGGTGAAAACTCCATGGGACGTATAGCTGTTCATGAAATAGGGCATTGGCTCGGATTAAAACATATTTGGGGCGACGGTTATTGCGGGGATGATGAGGTTGATGACACGCCCATGCAAAAAAGTTATAACAGTGGTTGTCCATCCGGAATCATTCAAAGTTGTGGAAATGAATTAACCGGGGATATGTATATGAATTATATGGACCTCACGAATGATGCCTGTATGTTTATGTTTACTGAAGGGCAAAAGAAAAGGATGCATAAATTTTTCGAACCTGGTAACTATCGCTATCCAATTTTGAGTTCGGCAGCATTAGGTGAACCGGGGCATACAACTGATCCCAATTGGGGAAAGCCTACACGGGAACAATTAGCCATCCGGCAACTCAAAGTTTTTCCTGTCCCTGCATCTGTTGTAATTCGGATAGATTTATCCGGTTTCCCTGATGTCGCAGGCAAGGCAATCATGGTGTACAATATGGCAGGCCAAGTGATGATGTCATCGGTTATTCGCGGGAAGCAGCTGCTCCTGGATGTTTCGTCCTTAGCTAGTGGACAATACCTTTTGAAAATAGCACATTCAACAATCGCGCCTGCAAAATTCGTGAAGTTGTAA
- a CDS encoding glutaminyl-peptide cyclotransferase: MYRLYLAALILLFSGVMTSCNEVPEKNTSDITSSATGTIPAPANLQYDVLNVYPHDTLSYTQGLIIYDGQLLESTGGNPEYNPYKSWVGKVDYKTGKISQQIPLDAKYFGEGISILNNKLYQLTWTSNKGFVYDAKTFKKLQEFPLKTQGWGITNDSTNLIISDGSSNLYYLNPTDFSTIKVVGVSDNNGPVNNLNELEFINGYIYANRYQTYYILKIDPSNGQVVGRADLTGILERYSKENINKDKYTSGDAVLNGIAYDGKSGKLFVTGKLWPNIYEITLK, encoded by the coding sequence ATGTACCGTTTATACCTGGCCGCATTAATTCTCCTTTTTTCTGGTGTTATGACATCCTGTAACGAAGTACCAGAGAAAAATACCAGCGATATCACCTCATCCGCCACCGGAACAATTCCAGCCCCGGCCAACCTGCAGTATGATGTGCTGAATGTATATCCACATGATACCCTTTCCTATACACAGGGACTTATTATCTATGACGGACAATTACTAGAATCTACCGGAGGAAACCCTGAGTATAATCCCTATAAATCATGGGTTGGAAAAGTTGATTACAAAACAGGAAAGATCAGCCAGCAAATACCACTGGACGCAAAATATTTCGGCGAAGGCATTTCTATCCTGAATAATAAACTCTATCAACTAACCTGGACGAGCAATAAGGGATTTGTTTATGATGCAAAAACCTTCAAAAAACTACAGGAATTTCCACTTAAAACACAGGGATGGGGAATCACCAATGATAGTACCAACCTGATTATTTCTGATGGCAGCAGCAATCTGTATTACCTGAACCCAACAGATTTTTCCACGATTAAAGTCGTTGGGGTGAGCGATAATAACGGTCCTGTAAATAATTTAAATGAACTTGAGTTTATAAACGGTTATATCTATGCTAACAGGTACCAAACCTATTATATCTTAAAGATAGATCCTTCTAATGGCCAGGTGGTAGGCAGGGCGGACCTTACAGGAATCCTGGAAAGGTATAGTAAAGAAAATATCAATAAAGACAAGTATACCAGTGGCGACGCCGTTCTTAATGGGATTGCTTATGACGGCAAGAGTGGCAAATTGTTTGTCACAGGCAAGCTCTGGCCCAATATTTATGAGATTACCCTTAAGTAA
- a CDS encoding class I SAM-dependent methyltransferase: MALIHYQNCPVCHSGSIEKALDAIDNTVSKETFSIWECNTCKLRFTQDVPDLHTIGPYYKAESYISHSDTRKGLINTLYHLVRNHTLQQKRKLLRAVSGLENGRILDIGAGTGAFLSEMSLAGWQVTGLEPDPGARKVASDKYNLHFEDPDNLFHLHTASFDVITLWHVLEHVHNLHEYMEQFKRVLVPGGFLVIAVPNYTSPDAQNYGASWAAYDVPRHLYHFSPRSVQQLLVMHGFQLQKMKPMWFDPFYISMLSEQYKNGRPNHLGAFIHGIKSNKKALSHAESASSIIYIAKN; the protein is encoded by the coding sequence ATGGCCCTTATACATTATCAGAATTGCCCGGTCTGTCATAGCGGATCCATTGAAAAAGCCCTGGATGCTATTGATAATACGGTCTCCAAAGAAACATTTTCGATCTGGGAATGTAATACCTGCAAGTTGAGGTTTACCCAGGATGTACCAGATTTGCATACAATTGGACCTTATTACAAGGCTGAGTCTTATATTTCTCATTCTGATACCCGTAAGGGATTGATCAATACCCTATATCACCTTGTCAGGAACCACACACTTCAACAGAAAAGAAAGTTATTGAGGGCTGTTTCCGGGCTGGAAAATGGGCGTATTCTGGATATTGGTGCCGGAACGGGTGCATTCCTGTCGGAAATGTCATTGGCCGGGTGGCAGGTAACCGGACTGGAACCTGATCCTGGGGCAAGGAAAGTGGCCAGTGATAAGTATAACCTTCATTTTGAAGATCCCGATAACTTATTCCACCTGCATACAGCAAGTTTTGATGTCATTACCCTTTGGCATGTATTGGAACATGTGCACAATTTGCATGAATACATGGAACAGTTTAAACGTGTGCTGGTGCCAGGCGGTTTTCTTGTGATTGCCGTACCGAATTATACATCGCCGGATGCACAAAATTACGGGGCTAGTTGGGCTGCATATGATGTCCCCAGGCATTTGTACCATTTTTCACCACGGTCAGTACAGCAATTATTGGTTATGCACGGATTTCAGTTGCAAAAAATGAAACCAATGTGGTTTGACCCATTTTATATCAGCATGTTAAGTGAGCAATATAAAAATGGCAGGCCTAACCATTTGGGTGCTTTTATACATGGAATAAAATCCAATAAAAAAGCGCTTTCACATGCAGAAAGCGCCAGTTCAATTATTTATATCGCAAAAAACTGA